From a single Clostridium isatidis genomic region:
- a CDS encoding TldD/PmbA family protein, translating to MEVKVFIDKLFEKAKRAGFEEYEVYYVDKESLSINVYKEEVEKYNLTSSYGLSFRGKVNGKIGYSYTEILDEDAIDMLVKNSMESALAIENNDLQFIYEGDREYANVNTYHKELENVNPNKLIDLALAMEKEAKNLDDRVVSFQGCGIGYSNAKYGIVNSKGLNLENKSNLLSAYVIPIIKAEENMLDGMGYTVAKSVNEINPKRLAEDGVKEAISKIGARSIASGKYKIVINNEAMVSLLGTFCGVFSGDAAQKGLSLLKDKEGEIIASGKVTIIDDPHLEDGLASVPFDDEGVATRKKDIIKEGKLITLLHNLKTAHKGNTRTTGNGFKSSYASSVGVSPTNFYLKPGDKAFKELLEEVGEGVIITEFAGLHSGANSITGDFSLAAKGFCIKDGKQDFPVEQITVAGNFFDLLKNIEEVGNDLKFPMSSVGSPSVIVKELSIAGK from the coding sequence ATGGAAGTGAAGGTTTTTATAGATAAGCTATTTGAAAAAGCAAAAAGAGCTGGTTTTGAGGAATATGAAGTTTACTATGTAGATAAAGAAAGTTTAAGTATTAATGTTTATAAGGAAGAAGTAGAAAAATATAATTTAACAAGCTCCTACGGATTATCCTTTAGAGGAAAAGTTAATGGTAAAATAGGATATTCTTATACAGAAATATTAGATGAAGATGCAATTGATATGTTAGTTAAGAATTCTATGGAAAGTGCCTTAGCAATAGAAAATAATGATCTTCAGTTTATTTATGAAGGAGATAGGGAATATGCCAATGTTAATACTTATCATAAGGAATTAGAAAATGTAAATCCGAATAAATTAATAGATTTAGCATTAGCTATGGAAAAAGAAGCCAAAAATTTAGATGATAGAGTAGTTAGCTTCCAAGGATGTGGTATAGGTTATTCAAATGCTAAGTATGGAATAGTAAATTCTAAAGGACTTAATCTTGAAAATAAATCTAATCTTTTGAGTGCTTATGTTATACCTATTATAAAAGCTGAAGAAAATATGCTAGATGGTATGGGTTATACTGTGGCAAAATCAGTTAATGAAATAAATCCTAAGAGACTTGCTGAAGACGGAGTAAAGGAAGCTATATCAAAAATTGGAGCAAGGTCAATAGCTTCAGGTAAATATAAAATTGTTATAAATAATGAAGCTATGGTTTCTCTTTTAGGAACTTTTTGTGGAGTATTTAGTGGAGATGCAGCCCAAAAGGGATTAAGTTTATTGAAAGATAAAGAAGGAGAAATAATCGCAAGTGGAAAAGTTACTATTATAGATGATCCACATCTTGAAGATGGATTGGCATCAGTTCCTTTTGATGATGAGGGAGTTGCCACAAGAAAGAAAGATATAATAAAAGAAGGTAAATTAATAACCTTATTACACAATTTAAAAACAGCCCATAAAGGAAATACAAGGACAACAGGAAATGGATTTAAATCTTCCTATGCCTCTTCTGTGGGAGTATCTCCAACTAATTTTTATTTAAAACCAGGAGATAAAGCCTTTAAGGAATTATTAGAAGAAGTAGGTGAAGGTGTTATAATAACTGAATTTGCAGGACTACATTCAGGAGCGAATTCTATAACAGGAGATTTTTCTTTAGCAGCCAAGGGTTTCTGTATAAAAGATGGTAAGCAAGATTTTCCTGTAGAACAAATAACGGTAGCTGGTAACTTCTTTGATTTATTAAAAAATATTGAAGAGGTGGGTAATGACTTAAAATTTCCAATGAGCAGTGTAGGAAGTCCATCGGTAATAGTTAAGGAATTATCTATTGCAGGAAAGTAG
- a CDS encoding TldD/PmbA family protein, with translation MLSKDILSSVLARCLITGGDFAEIFEEDTLNTSINLLNGVVENTISGRIHGIGIRIFKGLKSVYAYTNNTNLQSLLDTAEKAALALGDLKEDISIVLNDKISYNNHPILYLPSSVSTNKKIEIMKRGYKSAKEYSDDIKQVSVTYLDKVQNVLIANTEGLLTEDRRVRTRLAISSVASANGENQTGFEGPGAHKGFELFETVDPEYYGREASRVAHTMLHARPCPAGKMTVAIDNGFGGVIFHEACGHSLEATAVAKGNSVFTNMIGKQIASTKVTAIDDGTIPNAWGSLNIDDEGNKTRKNVLIKDGILQGYLIDKLNGRRMGMEPTGSGRRESYKFAPTSRMTNTYIAAGTDKEEDIIKSIDNGLYAKKMGGGSVNPVTGEFNFAVSEGYIVKNGAIQEPVRGASLIGKGSEILMNIDMVGTNLAQGQGMCGSISGSIPTNVGQPMIRVKEITVGGR, from the coding sequence ATGTTATCAAAGGATATATTATCTAGCGTTCTAGCTAGATGTTTAATAACAGGCGGTGATTTTGCAGAAATATTTGAAGAAGATACTTTAAATACTTCAATTAATCTATTAAATGGAGTTGTAGAAAATACAATATCAGGAAGAATCCATGGTATTGGAATTAGAATATTTAAGGGATTAAAGAGTGTATATGCTTATACAAATAATACTAATTTACAATCATTATTAGATACTGCTGAAAAGGCAGCATTAGCCCTTGGAGATTTAAAAGAAGACATAAGCATTGTTTTAAATGATAAAATTTCTTATAATAATCATCCTATTTTATATCTTCCTTCATCAGTTTCAACAAATAAGAAAATTGAGATAATGAAAAGAGGCTATAAATCAGCAAAAGAATATAGTGATGATATCAAACAAGTTTCAGTAACTTATTTAGATAAAGTACAAAATGTTTTAATTGCAAATACAGAAGGTCTTTTAACTGAGGATAGAAGAGTTAGGACAAGATTAGCTATTAGTTCAGTAGCTTCAGCTAATGGTGAAAATCAAACAGGTTTTGAGGGACCAGGAGCTCATAAAGGCTTTGAATTATTTGAAACTGTTGATCCTGAGTATTATGGAAGAGAAGCTTCAAGGGTTGCGCATACTATGCTTCATGCAAGACCTTGTCCGGCAGGGAAGATGACAGTTGCCATTGATAATGGTTTTGGAGGGGTAATCTTTCATGAAGCTTGCGGACATTCTCTAGAAGCAACTGCTGTAGCAAAGGGAAATTCAGTATTTACAAATATGATAGGAAAGCAGATAGCATCTACTAAAGTTACAGCTATTGATGATGGAACTATACCAAATGCCTGGGGATCATTAAATATTGATGATGAGGGAAATAAAACAAGAAAAAATGTTTTGATAAAAGATGGAATATTACAAGGATATTTAATAGATAAATTAAATGGAAGAAGAATGGGGATGGAGCCTACAGGAAGTGGGAGAAGAGAAAGCTATAAATTTGCTCCTACTTCAAGAATGACTAATACCTATATTGCAGCAGGAACTGATAAAGAAGAAGATATAATAAAATCAATTGATAATGGACTATATGCGAAAAAGATGGGTGGAGGATCAGTTAATCCAGTAACAGGAGAATTTAATTTCGCAGTTTCTGAGGGATATATTGTTAAGAATGGAGCTATTCAGGAACCAGTTAGAGGGGCCAGCTTAATAGGAAAAGGAAGCGAAATATTAATGAATATAGATATGGTAGGTACAAATTTGGCACAAGGACAAGGAATGTGTGGTTCTATATCAGGAAGTATTCCAACTAATGTAGGTCAACCTATGATAAGAGTAAAAGAAATAACAGTAGGTGGAAGATAG
- a CDS encoding polysaccharide deacetylase family protein encodes MKDKTLKIILFILIVFLIIDMVLIIKLGGFKYITKKVSEMKYTISNKDKHYNDFEDNKALNNKTEDKLIDNEEKLKEENKSSNIKEINTASNNYIDDVSKVLPETLYQWKFYREDHKKIAYLTFDDGPSREATSKILDILAANNIKATFFVLGTSIERNEKADELLKRMYNEGHTIANHGYSHNYSLLYPNGIIDVQAVIEDMNKNTSILKGILGNDFYSRIIRLPGGYYSWKGREELYIKLKELGLYQMDWNALNGDADGKSHGKEQFMNNLINTVGDKDIIFVLMHDTDDKKDTVNGLQEYINFLKSKGFEFRTLK; translated from the coding sequence ATGAAAGATAAAACATTAAAGATTATTTTATTTATATTAATTGTATTCTTAATAATAGATATGGTGTTAATAATAAAACTAGGTGGTTTCAAATATATAACTAAAAAAGTTTCTGAAATGAAATATACTATTTCGAATAAGGACAAGCATTATAATGATTTTGAGGATAATAAAGCTTTAAATAATAAAACAGAGGATAAATTAATAGATAATGAAGAAAAGTTAAAAGAAGAAAATAAAAGTTCTAATATTAAAGAGATAAATACAGCATCAAATAACTATATAGATGATGTCTCAAAGGTATTACCTGAAACACTTTACCAATGGAAATTCTATCGTGAAGATCATAAAAAAATAGCTTATTTAACTTTTGATGATGGTCCATCAAGAGAAGCTACAAGCAAAATATTAGATATTTTAGCAGCAAATAATATTAAGGCAACTTTTTTTGTATTAGGAACTTCAATAGAAAGAAATGAAAAAGCTGATGAATTATTAAAAAGGATGTATAATGAAGGACATACAATTGCTAACCATGGTTATTCTCATAATTATAGTCTTTTATATCCTAATGGGATAATAGATGTACAAGCTGTTATAGAAGATATGAATAAGAATACTAGTATATTAAAAGGAATTTTAGGAAATGATTTCTACAGCAGAATAATTAGATTACCTGGAGGATATTATAGCTGGAAGGGCAGAGAAGAATTGTATATAAAATTAAAAGAGTTAGGCCTATATCAAATGGATTGGAATGCTTTAAATGGAGATGCAGATGGCAAGAGTCATGGAAAAGAACAGTTTATGAATAATTTAATTAATACAGTTGGGGATAAGGATATTATTTTTGTTCTTATGCATGATACTGATGATAAAAAAGATACCGTTAATGGCCTCCAAGAATATATAAACTTTTTAAAATCGAAAGGTTTTGAATTTAGAACTTTAAAATAG
- a CDS encoding NAD(P)/FAD-dependent oxidoreductase — MLQYDLVIVGGGASGLSAGVSALRNGIKNVLILDRNNELGGNLNIFIHNGFGRYFLGTEVTGPELSSELIREYRALKGSFKLNTELLEISKNKVLTYVNPEEGIQEIKASSIILASGCREKFTGNINIPIHRYTGIFTLLSAHKLVNLQGYLPGKKVVVVGNNKWSLIFARRLEIEGAEIQAFLDTSKNGLEEYLDIIEGFNINIIKKHRVIELYGNERIKSVDIRNLEDNTVKNIECDSLVLKIGYYPETFLIRKVNMILDDKGHPVVNKDFQTSEKGIFATGTLVLGEESVFSSGENGYIVGKNASEYIKKYIY; from the coding sequence ATGCTTCAATATGATTTAGTAATAGTTGGAGGTGGAGCTTCCGGCCTCTCAGCAGGAGTTTCAGCCTTAAGAAATGGAATAAAAAATGTATTGATTTTAGATAGAAATAATGAATTAGGTGGTAATTTAAACATATTTATTCATAATGGTTTTGGAAGGTATTTTCTAGGAACAGAAGTTACTGGCCCGGAATTATCTAGTGAATTAATAAGAGAATATAGAGCTTTAAAAGGGAGTTTTAAATTAAATACAGAGCTTTTAGAAATAAGTAAAAATAAAGTGTTAACTTATGTAAATCCAGAAGAGGGAATACAAGAAATAAAAGCTAGTTCAATAATTCTTGCTTCAGGATGTAGAGAAAAATTCACAGGCAATATTAATATTCCTATCCATAGATATACAGGAATATTTACTTTACTTTCAGCCCATAAGCTTGTTAATCTTCAAGGGTATCTTCCAGGAAAGAAGGTTGTGGTAGTTGGAAATAATAAATGGTCTTTAATTTTTGCAAGAAGATTAGAAATTGAAGGAGCAGAAATTCAAGCTTTTTTAGATACTTCTAAAAATGGCTTAGAGGAATATTTAGATATAATAGAAGGCTTTAACATAAACATAATAAAAAAACATAGGGTTATTGAACTCTATGGAAATGAAAGAATAAAAAGCGTTGATATTAGAAATTTAGAAGATAATACAGTAAAAAATATAGAGTGTGATTCATTAGTTCTGAAAATAGGTTATTATCCAGAAACTTTCTTAATAAGAAAAGTAAATATGATTTTAGATGATAAAGGTCATCCTGTTGTAAATAAAGATTTCCAAACATCAGAAAAAGGAATTTTTGCTACAGGAACTTTAGTATTAGGAGAAGAAAGTGTATTTAGCAGCGGAGAAAATGGATATATAGTAGGTAAAAATGCTTCAGAATATATTAAGAAATATATCTACTAA
- a CDS encoding sensor histidine kinase, whose product MEAITRKSIKVQVVRIILITISLIILILNILLMIFLTKYYYDNTEDLLRSRINVSLSIYEKYFYNSNLNEIINDDVDIFWKDNNVQVEIFDKNRELIMDSIGAKDEDFIKKEDVIKASKGEISRWIGKVNYTKSKVMAVSAPIIIDGEIIGIIRLITSLDDVNKIITNVILRFSLISIIAFVIGILLSILLADKIIKPIKYLTEVAKEMAGGNLKIRSSIKSQNEIGQLSNALNFMAGEVESREQLKNEFISSVSHELRTPLTAIKGWSITLRDDETDKETLELGLNIIEKEADRLTVMVEELLNFSNLLNENMRLNIETISISKLLNEVKAIMERRALSEKINFTVNCNIETTIDIDVNRIKQVFINLLDNAFNFTGENGEVKVDVSEEDKNIIFLIKDNGCGIRKEDLPRVKEKFFKGKNSKSKNGIGLSICDEIIRLHNGELKILSEEGVGTEVYVILNKTKEDKK is encoded by the coding sequence ATGGAAGCAATAACTAGGAAAAGTATTAAAGTACAAGTAGTTAGAATAATTTTAATTACTATTTCTTTAATAATATTAATATTAAATATTTTATTAATGATATTTTTAACAAAATACTATTATGATAATACTGAAGATTTGTTGAGAAGCAGAATTAATGTTTCTTTAAGTATATATGAGAAGTATTTTTATAATAGTAATTTAAATGAAATAATTAATGATGATGTAGATATATTTTGGAAGGATAATAATGTTCAGGTTGAAATTTTTGATAAGAATAGAGAACTTATAATGGATTCAATTGGTGCAAAAGATGAAGATTTTATAAAAAAAGAAGATGTAATAAAAGCTTCTAAGGGTGAAATATCAAGATGGATTGGAAAAGTTAATTATACAAAAAGTAAGGTTATGGCTGTATCAGCTCCAATTATTATAGATGGAGAAATAATTGGTATAATTAGATTAATAACATCGCTTGATGATGTAAATAAAATAATTACTAATGTTATTTTAAGATTTTCATTAATATCTATTATTGCTTTTGTAATTGGAATACTACTTAGTATATTATTAGCTGATAAAATAATTAAACCTATAAAATATTTAACAGAAGTAGCAAAGGAAATGGCTGGTGGTAATCTTAAAATAAGGAGTAGTATTAAAAGTCAAAATGAAATTGGACAGCTGTCTAATGCTCTTAACTTCATGGCAGGAGAGGTAGAGAGCAGGGAACAACTTAAGAATGAGTTTATTTCATCTGTATCCCACGAACTTAGAACTCCTTTAACAGCAATAAAAGGATGGAGCATAACCTTAAGGGATGATGAAACTGATAAAGAAACATTAGAACTTGGACTAAATATTATTGAAAAAGAAGCAGATAGGCTGACAGTAATGGTTGAAGAGCTTCTTAATTTTTCAAATCTATTAAATGAAAATATGAGGTTAAATATAGAAACTATATCGATATCAAAATTGCTTAATGAAGTAAAGGCAATAATGGAAAGAAGGGCATTAAGTGAAAAAATAAATTTTACAGTTAATTGTAACATTGAGACTACTATAGATATTGATGTTAACAGAATAAAACAGGTATTTATTAATTTATTAGACAATGCTTTTAATTTCACTGGTGAAAATGGAGAAGTTAAAGTGGATGTTTCTGAGGAAGATAAAAATATAATCTTCTTAATAAAAGATAATGGATGCGGTATAAGAAAAGAAGATCTACCTAGGGTTAAAGAAAAATTCTTTAAGGGAAAAAATTCAAAATCTAAGAATGGTATAGGACTTTCAATTTGTGATGAAATTATTAGACTTCATAATGGAGAATTAAAAATCTTAAGTGAAGAAGGAGTAGGCACAGAAGTTTATGTTATATTAAATAAAACCAAGGAGGATAAAAAATGA
- a CDS encoding LTA synthase family protein, producing MKRIYSKFKSHYENILTYNSLIKIILFLIPLLGIFLKTIIFQGFISNEDPYSLNLLLGFNKVKPFIGYYFSFILVFLSFSLLFKAKGRIIYLFIIDAFITALILLDLAYFRGFQTLPSILLITQMANLDNMGGTISSMFSNKDFLLFIDFILLGLFVFFTRNSYRKLKRRAPISFAVIFILSVFYIQYVPINIYVFNNEDVKNGYLFSNYDPTDTARYFSSVGYHIFDLINTYKDSKPYKLTDDDKNQINQFFNEKEKLENNEYAGIFKGKNLIIIQVESLESFVINKEVNGQEITPTMNSLIKEGLYFPNIYEQVNEGTSSDADLMINTSMYPLRRGSTFFRYPATNYNSLPNLLEEEGYNTVAIHPDKGSFWNYAAGLRGIGFNNFIDYYSFNIDEEIGLGLSDESYFKQVTPILKDLNNPFYAFTVTLTNHGPFDLPAEKRTLEIDKTLDENILGGYFQSVNYTDRQIRNFLSQLDKEGLLDNTVVVIEGDHTGVHKYYNSAIETLANPEDWYLDNGHHTVPFIIWSKGMNKAKSFETIGGQIDIMPTILYLMGIDNEKYINTALGRNLLNTNKSFAVLTDLTVIGENLTEEEKELYKNMVEMSDKMIRSNYLDK from the coding sequence ATGAAAAGAATTTATAGTAAGTTTAAAAGCCATTACGAAAATATTCTTACATATAATAGTTTAATAAAAATAATATTATTTTTAATTCCTTTATTAGGTATATTTCTTAAAACAATAATCTTTCAAGGCTTTATATCAAATGAGGATCCCTATTCATTAAATTTATTATTAGGCTTCAATAAGGTAAAACCTTTTATAGGGTATTATTTTTCCTTCATTCTGGTATTTCTTAGCTTTTCCTTATTGTTTAAAGCTAAAGGTAGAATAATATATTTATTTATTATTGATGCCTTTATTACAGCCTTAATACTATTAGATTTAGCTTACTTTAGAGGTTTTCAGACCCTTCCTTCAATATTATTGATAACACAAATGGCAAACTTAGATAATATGGGTGGGACAATATCCTCAATGTTTAGTAATAAAGATTTTTTACTATTCATTGATTTCATTTTGCTAGGATTATTTGTATTCTTTACAAGAAATTCTTATAGAAAACTAAAAAGAAGAGCTCCTATCTCCTTTGCAGTAATTTTTATATTAAGTGTTTTTTACATACAATATGTTCCAATTAATATTTATGTATTTAATAATGAAGATGTAAAGAATGGATATTTATTTTCAAATTACGATCCAACTGATACTGCTAGATATTTTTCATCAGTAGGATATCATATATTTGATCTTATTAATACCTATAAAGATTCAAAACCTTATAAGTTAACAGATGATGATAAAAATCAAATAAATCAGTTTTTTAATGAAAAAGAAAAACTAGAAAACAATGAATATGCAGGAATATTTAAAGGTAAAAATCTTATTATTATTCAAGTTGAATCCTTAGAAAGCTTTGTTATAAATAAGGAAGTTAATGGACAAGAAATTACTCCTACTATGAATAGTTTAATTAAAGAAGGATTATATTTTCCTAATATATATGAACAAGTAAATGAAGGGACAAGCTCTGATGCAGATCTTATGATAAATACTTCTATGTATCCCTTAAGAAGAGGAAGTACCTTCTTTAGATATCCAGCTACGAACTATAACTCTCTTCCAAATTTACTAGAAGAAGAAGGATACAATACAGTGGCAATACATCCAGATAAGGGTTCCTTTTGGAACTATGCTGCTGGTTTAAGAGGTATAGGCTTTAATAATTTTATTGACTATTATTCTTTTAATATAGATGAAGAAATTGGACTTGGCTTATCGGATGAAAGCTATTTTAAACAAGTTACTCCAATACTTAAAGATTTAAATAATCCATTTTATGCTTTTACAGTAACCTTAACCAACCATGGTCCTTTTGATTTACCAGCAGAGAAAAGAACATTAGAAATAGATAAAACTTTAGATGAAAATATACTAGGCGGATACTTCCAAAGCGTAAACTATACAGATAGACAGATAAGGAACTTCCTTTCCCAATTAGATAAAGAAGGTTTACTTGATAATACAGTAGTTGTAATTGAAGGTGATCATACCGGTGTTCATAAATATTATAATAGCGCTATAGAAACCTTGGCTAATCCAGAAGACTGGTATTTAGATAATGGTCATCATACAGTACCTTTTATTATTTGGTCTAAGGGAATGAACAAAGCAAAAAGCTTTGAAACAATTGGTGGACAAATAGATATTATGCCTACAATCTTATATTTGATGGGTATAGATAATGAAAAATATATAAATACTGCTTTAGGAAGAAATCTTCTTAATACAAATAAATCCTTTGCTGTTTTAACAGATCTTACTGTCATAGGAGAAAACCTTACAGAAGAAGAAAAAGAATTATATAAAAATATGGTTGAAATGTCGGATAAAATGATTAGAAGCAACTATCTTGATAAGTAA
- a CDS encoding response regulator transcription factor produces MNKILLIEDEESIRGFLKINLKRNNFEVIEAVNGEEGLNLVRKEKPDIVILDIMLPGIDGFRVCRIIREENRDIGIIMLTAKGQDMDKIMGLEYGADDYIVKPFNPLEVVLRIKAILRRLKEDNSAVIKIDKYKLDPYSKKFYKDGKEIYLTPKEYLIVKTFMENPNRAFSRDELLDSAWGKDYFGDSKIIDVNIRRIRAKIEDNPSEPKYIETIWGMGYRWKQ; encoded by the coding sequence ATGAACAAGATATTATTAATTGAAGATGAAGAAAGTATTAGAGGGTTTTTAAAGATAAATTTAAAAAGAAATAATTTTGAAGTTATAGAAGCAGTTAATGGAGAAGAAGGGTTGAATCTTGTAAGAAAAGAAAAACCAGATATAGTTATATTAGATATAATGCTTCCAGGAATTGATGGCTTTAGAGTATGCAGAATTATTAGGGAAGAAAATAGAGATATTGGAATAATTATGCTTACTGCAAAAGGACAAGATATGGATAAAATAATGGGCTTAGAATATGGAGCAGATGATTATATAGTAAAACCTTTTAATCCCTTGGAAGTTGTTCTTAGAATAAAGGCTATATTAAGAAGATTAAAGGAGGATAATTCTGCTGTTATAAAGATCGATAAATATAAGTTAGATCCCTATTCTAAGAAATTTTATAAAGATGGAAAGGAAATATATTTAACACCAAAGGAATATTTAATAGTAAAAACTTTTATGGAAAATCCTAATCGTGCTTTTAGCAGGGATGAACTATTAGATTCAGCTTGGGGGAAGGACTATTTTGGAGATAGTAAAATTATTGATGTTAATATAAGAAGAATAAGAGCAAAGATTGAAGATAATCCTTCTGAGCCAAAATATATAGAAACAATATGGGGAATGGGATATAGATGGAAGCAATAA